The Fibrobacter sp. sequence CTTCCGCGATGCCGACATCCGCCTGGTTGCGCTTGCGCTCATTGTCGTAGGCGAGCATCAACAAGTTCGGGTAAATGCCGCGCAGCTTCTGCGCCGCGTCGGGCACGTCATTTTCGTCGGTGAGCTTCACGTACACGAAATCGTCAAGTCTGTTGCCCGCAGCAACCTGCGCATTCCGGAATTCCGGAGAAACAATTTCGGCAAACGTCCCGCGGATTTCGCGCACGTCGTGCAACGGCACCAGCGGGATTTCACGGATTTGTAAGGATGTGCGCATCCCATCGACCGCATTCGCGACCGCGCCCAACTCCACCACCGTGAGCGACTTCTTGTGAACCGCCTCCGAAAGCGAATACTTGAGCGGAGTGCCGCTGTAACGCGCACGCACCGTACCATCGTCACCCTTCAGCACATTCTGCGGTTTGTGTATGTGACCGAGCGCCACGTAATCGAATGCGGCAAAAACCGTAGCATCCACATTGTCGAGCCCGCCTACGTTCTCCTCGGACTCGCTGCGTTCCGCGCCCGTCACGAACTGGTGTGCAATCAGCACGTTCCTGCGCCCCGGCGTAAAATGCATCTGCGCGATGGCCGCCTTCACGGCCGACGTGTAATCCTTCACCGCATCGCGCTCGTCATCGCCCGCAAGGCAGGCCCTGACATTCACCGGCCGCACGAACGGAAGCATCCAAACGTCCACCTCGCCTTCACTGTCGCTGAGCGTGACCGGCGCGAATTTCCCGTCGTAAACCTGGGACACGTGCACGCCACTCTTTTCCATGAGCCTCCCGCCGAAGGCGATACGCTCCGCCGAGTCGTGGTTCCCGCTCAACACGAACGTGCGCACCTTCCTCGCCGAAAGTTCCACCAGAAAATCGTCGAGCACCGCGACCGCCTCGGCCGAAGGCACCGGCTTGTCGTAAACGTCGCCCGCGATGAGCACCGCATCGGGCTTCTCGCTATCGACAGCCTCCAGGATGCGCGCCAGTATGTGCCGCTGCTCGTCGAGCATCGAATGCTCGCACACGATTTTACCAATGTGCAAGTCGGCAGTATGGATGAATTTCATCGGTACAAACGCCTACTACAGATAGAACGCCGCACCCACATTCGCGGCAAAGTGGCGGTAGTCGGGATCCACGAACGACATGATTAAGCCCGCGTTCACTTCCCAATGCTTGCTGATGCGATAACCGCCCTTGATGTAGTGCGAGTAGATATCCGGGCTACTGACGCTTTCGCCACCGCCCGACACGCTCGGATTGTAGATACTCAGGTTATAGCTCATGAAGAAGTCATCGATGATGATGCTCGCATACAAGCCATAGAACAGGTTCGTATAGAAGTCAGTATTAGTTTCCGACATGGAACCCCAGTTGTCGCGTTCAGAACAGGGCCAAGTATCGCAGGTGCTGCCATTAATTTCCAAGGTGGTGTACTGGTGGTACAAGCCAAGATACACGCCCGCTTCCACGACGCTCGTGTTGAAGCCCACCTTGAGGTGGTGATAAATTCCGTCGTCGTAGCCAACGCCAAAACCGATGAGCATGACCGACGCCTTGCCGAACCAGTCAAATGACGCGTTCACATCGGAACCGCCGAACTCATAATATCCATTCGCGGAGAAGCTGCGGCTCTGCTGCATCAGGGAATCGGAACTGTAGTTCACATACGAGCCGCTCACCGCCATGGTCTCCTTGGGGCTTATGGTCACGGAACCGGAAAAACGGTATGTCGCAGAATGCGGTTCCATGTATGCGTGCACGCCCTCCACTTCGGGGGCCTCCGGCGTTTCGACCCTGAAACTGCTGATACGGGTACGCGTGCATCCCGCAAAGAGGAGGCACAGGGCGAGACAGAGAGATATGTATGCAAAATGTTTCATAGCGGGCTCCTCTTGGAATTATATAATTTTTTTTGAACATTGGATAGGGCATGCACATTTTCTATATTCTAAATCACTATGACAGCGGACGAACTCTTCAACAGATTGAACAAAATCCAGCCGGGCGCGGTGCTATGCCACTACACCCGTGAAAAAGTCGAACAGATGCTCCCGCTGATCAACGAGATCAACGAGCGCAAAAAAGACCAGGATACCGTCATCCTCGCGCACAGCTACTGCGCACCCGAAATCGTGCTCGGCGTGGCCGACTACACGGGCGACAGCTACAAGCTCAGCGAAGACGCCACGAAGGTCCCGCAAAAGACAATTCTCTTCTCCGCGGTCCGCTTCATGGGCGAAACGGCCAAGATTTTGAGCCCCGAAAAGGACGTGCTCATCCCCGGCAAGCTTACCGGCTGCAGCCTCGCCGACTCCATCACGGGCAAGGACGTAGAGGCGCTCCGCGAAAAGTACCCGGAACACGCCTTCATCTGCTACATCAACACCACGGCCGACGTGAAGGCGGCCTGCGACGTGTGCGTTACCAGCGGCAACGTGATGAAGATCGTGGAAGCCTACCCGAACGACAAGATTTGCTTTGTGCCCGACAAGCTCATGGGCCAGAACATCAAGAACGAGATGGAAAGCCGCGGCGTCAAGAAAGACATCGTGCTATACAACGGCAGCTGCTACGTGCACGAGACGTACGACGCCGAACTCATCCAGTTCTTCCGCAGCCAGAACCCGGGCCTCAAGGTGGTGAGCCACCCCGAATGCAACCCGTCCGCGGCGTTCTACAGCGACTTCGTGGGCAGTACCGGCCAGATGGTCAAGTACATCGCCGATCTCCCGCCCAAGAGCAAGGTCTTGCTCCTCACGGAATGCGGCCTCAACGCGCGCATGCACTACGAGCACCCCGA is a genomic window containing:
- a CDS encoding exonuclease SbcCD subunit D; the encoded protein is MKFIHTADLHIGKIVCEHSMLDEQRHILARILEAVDSEKPDAVLIAGDVYDKPVPSAEAVAVLDDFLVELSARKVRTFVLSGNHDSAERIAFGGRLMEKSGVHVSQVYDGKFAPVTLSDSEGEVDVWMLPFVRPVNVRACLAGDDERDAVKDYTSAVKAAIAQMHFTPGRRNVLIAHQFVTGAERSESEENVGGLDNVDATVFAAFDYVALGHIHKPQNVLKGDDGTVRARYSGTPLKYSLSEAVHKKSLTVVELGAVANAVDGMRTSLQIREIPLVPLHDVREIRGTFAEIVSPEFRNAQVAAGNRLDDFVYVKLTDENDVPDAAQKLRGIYPNLLMLAYDNERKRNQADVGIAEAVDEKKPMELFGEFFEGRNGRTMNAEETEFVQDLINGIWGDNG
- the nadA gene encoding quinolinate synthase NadA gives rise to the protein MTADELFNRLNKIQPGAVLCHYTREKVEQMLPLINEINERKKDQDTVILAHSYCAPEIVLGVADYTGDSYKLSEDATKVPQKTILFSAVRFMGETAKILSPEKDVLIPGKLTGCSLADSITGKDVEALREKYPEHAFICYINTTADVKAACDVCVTSGNVMKIVEAYPNDKICFVPDKLMGQNIKNEMESRGVKKDIVLYNGSCYVHETYDAELIQFFRSQNPGLKVVSHPECNPSAAFYSDFVGSTGQMVKYIADLPPKSKVLLLTECGLNARMHYEHPDMEFIGSCSMCKYMKSNSLENILETLRHPEKANRVELDEDTRVKAKKCIDAMFHYANL